The genomic segment AATGTTTCAGGAACTTCTCCTAAAGCTTTCACTAAAACTGTATAGATAAAATACAACATATCTTCTTTTTTAGCCGTTAGTTCATTTTGTGTTGATCCTGCTTGGTAACCTTCACGTAATTGACAAGCAAATTCTCTTAATTTAGATGTCAGTATTGAATTTAATTTTCTTGTATTAGAAGAATGAAAGGTTTCCGGCATAACTGATTTAGGAACAGCTCCATATTTTTCTAACAGACCTGAAAACATATCCCACTGTCCTCCATCTTGAACTGGATCCATCAATAGATGAGAAATAATTCTAGAATCTTGGGCTTCGTCAAGTGTTTCCAAAATGCTGTCTAAGAAATAATTTGCTTTTTCTAATTTATCCCAAAATAAGGTATAGTTTTGTGAAAACTCAAAACTTTCCATATTTAACTTATTCATTGTATCTACACGAGCTGTATTTAATGCTGCAAACATCCAACAGCGTCCACTAGATTTTTGATTTGTTATTGTGCCGCGTTTTGTTTCATTTGAAAACTCAAAAGAGTGCTTTCTTAAAACATTATTGTCTAAAGAAGCATCATCAATACCAACTTTTGCAATTGCACCTTTGATCACTTGGTTACTGCTATTGCCATCAAATTGGTCTTTAAATTTCGTTAATAATTCGTTATTGATTCCCATCTTCATTCCTCCCCTAAATAATAATTAATAGGTTACTCTTCTTTGGCTTATTTAGCAAGCTGCTTCATTTAGAGTACTAATTAAACTTGTCCTTATTTTAATGGTCTATTTCATCAAAATATAATTGTTTTCCCTTTTAATTCAACTTTTTTTCCTAGCCTTTCTTGATTACATATCATACAACGGGTACTACTCTTACATGAAACGACCTTTGACGTAAAAGTTGAATAAAAAAAATTCTCACTTATTCGTCAAAGCGGGGTCCACGTAAAAGTGAACAAAAAAACTCACTCTTCCGTAGAAAAGTGAGTTTTTAAACTTTAGTTACTGCTTACTACATCATAATTTGTATCGCTTAATGCTTGATTAAAAACCGCTTCATCAATGTCTGTTTGGCTTTCCACAATAGCTTGTTTAGTAGCTAAATCAACTGCTACACGTTCAACTCCTTCAACAGCTTGAATTTTTTCAACTACTGTGCTGGCACAACCTTCACATTTCATACCTTCAATGGTCAATTCTTTTTTCATTAGTAATCGCTCCATTTCTATTTTTATTTTTTTACCTCTTTTCTATTTAATAGAAGAGGGTTTGAACCTTTTTAAGCGCAAGGCGTTAATCAATACAGATACTGAGCTGAAACTCATTGCCGCTCCAGCTAGCATAGGATTTAATAATGGTCCACCAAAAACATGCAATAGACCCATCGCAATTGGAATACCTAATACATTGTATCCAAATGCCCAAAATAAGTTTTCTTTGATATTTTTGATGGTTGCTTTACTTAATTCAACGGCTGTTGATACGTCCATTAAATCACTTCTCATCAACACAATATCAGCAGATTCCATAGCTACATCTGTACCTGATCCAATAGCAATTCCGATATCTGCTTGAGCTAAAGCTGGAGCATCATTGATTCCATCACCAACCATCGCAACGATCTTTCCTTCAGCTTGCAATTTTTTCACTTCGTTTGCTTTTTCTTCTGGAAGTACTTCACTTAATACACGATCAATACCGACTTGTTTTGCAATTGCTTGGGCTGTACGTTTATTATCACCAGTGATCATCGCTACTTCTAATCCCATCTTATGCAATTTTTCAATAGCTTTCAAACTATTTGCTTTTACTGTATCAGCAACGGCAATAATCCCAACAATTTGATCATCTTTAGCAATGTACATTGGTGTTTTCCCTTCACCAGCCAACGTATCGGAAACTGTTTCTACTGTATCTATCGAAATGCCATGGTCTATCATTAGTTTTTTATTTCCTAATAATAGCGATTGATTCTCAATCGTTACTTCAATTCCATGTCCTGGCAGTGCATTAAACGTTTGAGTTTTAAAAAGAGACAAGTCTTTCTTTTCTGCCCCATGAACAATCGCTTCTCCTAATGGATGTTCTGATCCTCTTTCAGCAGAAGCTGCAAGGATCAGCAGTTCTTCTTCGGACATCCCATTCACTGCTACAATATCTGTCACTTCAGGTTTTCCTTCTGTGATTGTACCTGTTTTGTCAAAGATAATCGTTTGGATTTTGTGCGTTTTTTCTAATGCTCCACCACTTTTAATCAAAACTCCATGTTCTGCACCTTTTCCTGTTCCAACCATAATAGCAGTTGGAGTTGCTAGCCCAAGTGCACAAGGACAAGCAATAACTAATACAGAAATAGCAATCGTTAAAGCAAATACACCTGACTCACCTGCTATATACCAAGCTAAACCTGATATAACAGCTAATACAATAACGATAGGTACAAAATATCCAGAAATAATATCAGCCAATTTTGCAATGGGAGCTTTCGAACCTTGGGCATCTTCAACCAATTTAATGATTTGAGATAAGGCTGTATCTTTCCCTACTTTAGTGGCTTTATATTTAATGGTCCCATTTTGATTGATACTTGCCCCAATTACAGCATCGCCGGCTGTTTTTTCAACCGGTATACTTTCTCCGGTCAACATTGCTTCATCAACTGAAGTATTTCCTTCAACAACGATTCCATCGACCGGCATTTTTTCACCAGGTTTAACAATGATGAGGTCATTTACTTGAACTTCATCAATTGCTACATCGACTTCTTGTCCATTACGCATTATTCTAGCTTGTTTTGGAGCTAGACCCATTAATTTCTTTATTGCTTCAGATGTTTTTCCCTTTGAAAGAGCTTCAAAGTATTTTCCAAGCGTAATCAACGTCAAAATAACTGCCGCAGATTCATAATAAAGATCCATCGCTAAATGAGTATTTCCCATTCCTATCGCTACAGTTGAAATCAAACTGTACAGGAATGCAGCACTCGTTCCTAAAGCAACCAGCGAATCCATGTTGGGATGCCCTTTAACTAAAGCCTTAAACCCCACTTTAAAGAATTCTCTTCCTAAAATGATTACGGGAATAGTTAAAACCAATTGAGCTAGAGCAAATGTCACAGCGTTTGCCATAGGATCAATGAATTCTGGTAAAGGCATTCCTAGCATATGCCCCATTGAAATATACAATAAAGGCACAGTGAAAAGGGCTGAAATCCAAAAACGTTGCCACATATCTTTTATGTGCTGTGCTTTTTTTTCACGAGTTCTATCTATTTCATCCCCTGTTTCAACTTCTTCATGTGCTGTATACCCAACTTCTTCAACAGCTTTCGTAACGTCTGCTAAAACTAATTGATCAGGGTCATATTCGATACTCATTTTTTCAGTTGCTAAATTAACATTTACCATTTGTACAGCAGCTAATTTCCCTACTGCTTTTTCAATTGTTTGTGCACAAGATGCGCACGTCATGCCTTCAATCACATAATTTTTTTGTTTTGTGTTTGTTACTGCTTTATATCCTGACTGATTGACAGCCTCTTGAATATCTTTATCCGTAAGTTTTGCCTCATCATAGGTGATATGCATTTTTTCAGTAGCTAGATTAACCGTTGATTCTTGGACTCCTGACAATTTTTTAGTTGCTTTTTCAACAGTCTGAGCACAAGAAGCACAACTCATCCCTTCAATTGTAAAGTTTTTTTCAATCATTTTCATTCACTCCTTTTTAAATTAATGATGATAGTGTTGACAGTCACATTGGCCCGGCGTGCAATTACACGATACAACATCCACTGCTTCCATTTTTTTTCGTTGTATTATTTCTTCTAATAGCTGTACATCCGAATGACTTAACGTGGCTTCACTAAGCAATTCTGCTAGCGTTGCCCCAACTTTTCGATTGCAAAGGTGTTCAAAAAAATCGGATGTTTTGCTTTTCAAACTTTCTTCTTCAGTAACTGAAGGACTGTACAAATATTTATTTCCGATTGCTTCTGTCTTCAACATTCCCTTTTCAACTAACCGACCAATCAATGTTTTAATCGTCGCTTGTTTCCAATTCATTTTTTCTTTTATTATTTCTGTAATATCTTTACTAGTCACCGTGTGATTAGTCCAAACTACCCGCATAATTTCCCATTCCGCATCTGAAATGGTTGGCTGAGTTTTGTTTGTCATTTATCTCGTCCTCCTATTCGATTACATTCGTAAACGTTTCTTATATCTATAGTTTACATCTGTAAACGTTTCTTGTCAATAGTTATGTCTAGGATTTACAATTGGTATCCAATTTTTCATTCTTAGTGCTGTTTCTTTCTTTTATTATAGAAAAAAGAAGCGAGAAAATTCTCTCACTCCTTATTGTGCTACTTGTTCAGCGTTATTAAATTCACTATTCAAAATCAAAATATCAACTCTTCTGTTCTCATTCCTTCCTTCTTCGGTTTTATTATCTGCTTTTGGCCGGTATTCCCCATATCCTATGACAGAAACCCTGTTAGGCTGAATCCCAGCATCATTTATAATAATTTGAGCAACATTACTCGCTCTTAATGCAGAAAGATCCCAGTTTGATTTATACTTTGGATTTGAGACAGGAATAGAGTCCGTATGTCCTTCCACTCGAATAAAACTCTCTTTTAAAGCAGGCTGATTCAACAATCTTCCAATATCTGCAAATTTATTTTTTTGATCTTCCTTAATTTCTGCATCTCCACTATCAAAAAATAAGGCATCATTAAAACTGAGAACTAATCCTCTTTCTTCAATAGATGTTGTTACACTATCGTTTAATCCACTGGTATCAATATATTGATCAACAGCTTCTTTAACCTCTAGTTGTTTTTCTTCTTCCGTTAATTCTCCTTCTGCTCCAGTATCCGCATTTCCAGTTCCGTTTCCACCTTCAACGATACTTGCATCTCCGCCACCCATTTCAACATTGAAAACAGAAGCCAGAGCATTGTATTTTGATTTATCCATTTCACTCATAGAATACATAATGATAAAAAATATCATTAAGAGTGTGATGAAATCTGCATAGGAGAGTAACCATCTTTCATGATTTTCTGGTTCTTCTTCATGTTTCTTGTTTCGTCTGCTCATAGTTCAGGAACTGCCTTTCCTTCTTCTATATTGCTGCTGTCTACTACAATTTCTGTACCATTTAGAAAACCGGTTAATTTTTCAGTTATTAGATTAGGGCGCACGCCTTGTTGGAGCATTAAAATACCTTCTAATATTAGTTCCTTTTCCATTTCTTCTTTTTGAGCGATTTTTTTTAATCGAGTAGCAATAGGCAGGAAGACTAAGTTTGCACTAGCCAGTCCATAAAGAGTTGCTAAAAATGCAGAAGAGATACTTGCACCCAGTTGAGACATATCTGCATCTGCTAAGCCACCTAATACATGGACCAAACCTAATACTGTTCCAACAATTCCCATTGTAGGAGCAGTACCGCCAGCTGAATTAAAAATAGCTGCTCCAGTCTTATGACGCTCTGCTATAGCATCCATTTCAAGTTCTAATGTGTCTCGTATCATTTCATAGGATTCGCCGTCTACTATTAATTGAATGCCTTTTTTTATAAATGGATCAACATCAGAACTATCTGCAGCTTCAGATTCAATACTCAATACGCCTTCTCTTTTTACTTTAGCAGCTATCGTACTGAAGTAAACAATGATAGTCGTTAAGTCTTTTGACTTTGCAGTAAATGACACTTTAAGAATTTTCCCAATATTTTTTATATATTCTAAAGGAAATGCTAACAAGACACTTCCAAGAGTACCTCCGAAAACGATCACAGCTGGCGTCCAAGAAATAAGTGCACCTACATGTCCTCCTTCTCCCATAAAGCCTATGATCATAGATCCAAATCCAATAATTAATGCAATCAATGCTCCCACTATAATTCCTCCAAGTTTTTAATATCAACGGAACAATACCTATATCTTCATTACTTATATCGGTTTTTTTCTTTCGTTATTAAGTCTCTAATGAGGATGAAAACCAAAAAAATTCCCATTCATTGAATCTTAGAATGGGAATTTTTTTTTACGAGCAAGTATTTTTTCAAGCCGCGGTCGATTATATCGTTGAACTATTATAATAGGAATATTGAATAGTAAAGCGTAACTAACCATTACCCAGCCTGCCCAAGCTGGATTCCATAAAAAAAAGAGAAATGAAGGAAGAATTGAAAGCCAATGTGTCAATTCTGCTCTTTTTGTTTCGAGTATAAAGGTTTCTAAATAAGTCGTTTCTTTATGCTTTAACCTTCTTTTATAAAAACCACTTCCTAAAATACGAGAGCCTTCAGGAATGATCTTTGCATATTTCTTAACGTTAAAATGTGTTTGCCAAAATTGTCCTTCCGCTTCCCATTCTCTAGTCCGATAAAGAAAGTTAGTGGTTAGGAAAAAATGTTTCGGTAAATGCAACGTAAAAATAGAAATAGCTAAATGAAAAAAAAGCCATGCTGCACTATCAGTAATGATGGTCCAGAAAACGGATAATTCTATGAGCTGCATTGAGTTTTCCCTCCATTATACTTCTATATTACGCCCTCGCCACTTCACTCTATGAAAAACTTTTGTCAAAACAAGTGACCAAGCAAACAATCCAATAAAAAATAAAAATTGGAACGGATAGAGAACGAGTGCATAAAACTTAAAGTTTCCTACTCGTCTAGCTAGCCAATAAAACTGCATAAGATACAGGATACACAAAAGGCTAGTTGATAGTACTAAGTTAAAGTGGCCTATATTCAAAGCTCCTATTAAAGCAAAAACAGAGAAAAAACTTCCGCTGATCCAACTTGAAATGATTGATGTGACTAATGGATGAGTAGATTGCACAGCAGTTCCAAAGCTTTTTGTCCACCCTTCCACTAATGCTTTTATTCCTTCTGGATACATCTGGAAAGAAATGGTTTCTTTTCCGCTATAACAACGAACAGGAAATCCGTTTTTGTCGAATAACTCCCCTAATGCTAAATCATCCATGATTGCTCCTTGTATTTCTTTATGACCGCCAACATTAAAATAGTCTTCTCTTGTACACAAAATACATGGACCAAAAGATCCAGCTGCTTTAAGTTTATCCCCTATAGGTGTAAAAGTATTCATTCCAGCCATTAAAATAATATTAAAAACTGCAGATAAATTTTCATATAGGTGGGCTATTTTGTGATAAGGCTGAAAAGATAAAATGCCATTTTCACCAACCGATTGATAGGTGTTTAGTAAATGCTGTAAACTAAATTGATCATCAAAGTACGTATCTGCATCTAAAAAAAGCAACCAATCTCCATCGGACTTTTGGGCTCCACGCCAGCAAGCTGCGGATTTTCCGAGACCCTCCTCAGTACTGTTTCTTTCTATTACTTGAACGCCATAACGTTTAGCAATAGCAACCGTTTGATCTTTTGAATCATCATCGACTACTATTATTTCTACGTTATAGGTTGATTGTTCTTTTAATGAGTTTAGTAGTTTTGGTAAACGATTTGCTTCATTTCTAGCAGGTATAATAATCGATAACGTTTTCCCTTCACTTAGCCGTTTGTCTTTTTTTAATGCTAAAGGAATTTTCCAAAGCATCAGAAAGCCACTGACTAGTGCTATTCCTGTAAGAAAACAAAAAATAGTGATGATATTTTCTACTTCTAAAATAACCAACGCCTCCATTTACGAAGAAGGTTTATATCATTAGATTGATACGGAGGATATTGTTTCTGTATATTGAAAGGCAAGAGATTCTCATAATCCATCCTCAAATAACTAAAGGTATCCAAACTAGCCATCCCATGATAGCGTCCAAAACCACTAGCTCCGACCCCACCAAAAGGACTATGCGAGCTGACAGCATGTAAAATCACTTGATTTAAACTGAACGCTCCTGAACGCAATTCGCTTTTCAAAAACTGAATGGATTTTTTATCTTTACTAAACACATATACAGCTAGCGGATCAGGAAAAGATTTCAATTGATGAACTAAAGTTGCTAAATCAGTGTAAGGAATGACTGGCAAAATTGGACCGAATATTTCTTCTTGCAGAATTGAACTATCAACTGGGATATCTGTTAATAGTGTCGGTTCAATAAATCGATTAGCAGTGTCCGTGTGTCCACCATAATAGATTTTTCCTTGTTTCAAATAGCCCATTAATTTTTCAACTTGTTTATCATGAGCAATACGACCGAAACGTGAAGGGTGAATCGGTTGAGATCCATAAAATGCTTTAATTTGGTCAGCCGCTAGTTGAAGAAATTTAGCGTAAACAGATTCATGAACATACATCGTATCAGGAGCGATACAGGTTTGTCCTGCATTTAAAAATTTCCCCCAAATGATTCGCTGAACAACTGACGGAGTTAGATTCGTTTCGTCAACAATACAAGGATTCTTTCCCCCTAATTCGAGTACAATCGGAATTTGCTTTGCAGCTGCGGCTTCGTAAACAATTGAACCCACTTTTTTACTTCCAGTAAAAAAAATGAAATCCCATGGCAATTCTAATAAGTCACTAGCCACTGAGGCATCTCCGGTGACAACCACTAAATTATCCGGTGAAAAATAATTCTCAACTAATTCTGCTAATAACTTTGCTGTTGCAGGAGCATACTCAGAAGGTTTAATAAAACAACTATTCCCGGCAGCTATTGCCCCTATTGCAGGAAGAAGTGCTAGATGTAAAGGGTAATTCCAAGGACTAATAATCAATACCGATCCATAAGGGTGATGTTGAATACTTGTTTTGCTAAATGAACTTAATCTAACGTGACGTTTCCTTTTAGGTCTTTGCCACTTAGTTAGTTTACGTTTCATAAAGTCGATTTCTTGAAGCAATACAGCAATTTCAGAAACGTAAGCTTCTTCAGGTGACTTCCCTAAATCTTCATAAAGCGCATTCAGCAACTCATCTTGATTATTCTCTAACATTAACTTAAAAGTAGCCAATTGTTGTTTGCGGTAACGGATATCTGAAAGATTTGTTTCTGTCATCCTACTTTTTTGACGTTGTTGAATAATAAACCAGTTTATCTTTTGGTTATTGACTCTTGTTGTATCACTCATTTTCTTGGTCTCGTTGCACGATTTTATCTCTAACTTGTTGACCACTCATAGTAACCATCGGCATACCTCCACCTGGATTTACGGTTCCACCAACAAAATAAAGATTATCATATTTTTCACTGTGTTTAGCATGCTTAAATCCATGATTTTTTTTACGATTAGAAACGGTTCCATAAATTGAACCTTTATGCGATCCATAGGTTTTCTCAATATCATCCGGTGTCCACATATCTTCTGTCACAATATGTTGACGCAAATCTGTTAATCCCATTTTTTCTAATTTGGTTAAGACTCGTTCACGAAATTGCAGATAATCTTCTTGAGTAAAGGGTTTGTCTTGAATATATGGAATATGAGGCAATATTTTAATATTTTCATGTCCTGGTTTAGTTTGAGTTTCATCTGTTTTATTCACGTTTACTAAGTAAATAGTAGGATCTTCTGGAAGTTCATGTTTATTAAATACAGTATCAAAGTGATTAGCTGGATCAGCTGAGAAAAAGAAATTATGGTGAGCAAGCTGTGGATATTCTTTATTTACACCCAAATGCAAAACTAATCCAGAACTTGAAGGCTCAAATCTTTTTTCTAATTTTTCAATAAAGTCAGTTTCCTCGTTTAATAATTTTTTATAAGCTGGGATGACTTCCATATTTGAAACATAATAATCGGCCTTTTTTAGAGAGCCGTCCGCAAATTGTACACCATTAATTTGACTTTGATTATCTTTAACAAAAGAAGTAACGGCTTTACCTGTATTCAATTCTACGCCCAACTCGCCAGCCAGCTTAACGAGTCCCTCAGCGATTTTATGCATCCCCCCAGGAACATACCAAACGCCTTGAGCATGCTGCATATAAATCATCATATTTAATACCGCTGGGGCATCATATGGTGAAGAACCGACGTACTTGATAAAGTAAGCCAGCATGTCTCTGACTTTTTGATTGCTGATTCTTTTTTCAATAGCATCATACATAGATGAAAA from the Carnobacterium inhibens subsp. inhibens DSM 13024 genome contains:
- a CDS encoding phytoene desaturase family protein, whose translation is MSSQKKSVIVIGGGLGGLSVAISLAQSGYKVSLFEQNNHLGGKLNCLEQDGFGFDLGPSILTMPHVFEKLFTDSGRKMEDYLSIIQLDQQWRSFFPDGTVIDLYGDLDKMARENQALSEKDMKEYTEFLSYAKKLYDATEKGYFEKGLDKTGEIFREHGLIGSMKDFDYFSSMYDAIEKRISNQKVRDMLAYFIKYVGSSPYDAPAVLNMMIYMQHAQGVWYVPGGMHKIAEGLVKLAGELGVELNTGKAVTSFVKDNQSQINGVQFADGSLKKADYYVSNMEVIPAYKKLLNEETDFIEKLEKRFEPSSSGLVLHLGVNKEYPQLAHHNFFFSADPANHFDTVFNKHELPEDPTIYLVNVNKTDETQTKPGHENIKILPHIPYIQDKPFTQEDYLQFRERVLTKLEKMGLTDLRQHIVTEDMWTPDDIEKTYGSHKGSIYGTVSNRKKNHGFKHAKHSEKYDNLYFVGGTVNPGGGMPMVTMSGQQVRDKIVQRDQENE
- a CDS encoding motility protein A; this encodes MGALIALIIGFGSMIIGFMGEGGHVGALISWTPAVIVFGGTLGSVLLAFPLEYIKNIGKILKVSFTAKSKDLTTIIVYFSTIAAKVKREGVLSIESEAADSSDVDPFIKKGIQLIVDGESYEMIRDTLELEMDAIAERHKTGAAIFNSAGGTAPTMGIVGTVLGLVHVLGGLADADMSQLGASISSAFLATLYGLASANLVFLPIATRLKKIAQKEEMEKELILEGILMLQQGVRPNLITEKLTGFLNGTEIVVDSSNIEEGKAVPEL
- a CDS encoding heavy-metal-associated domain-containing protein; its protein translation is MKKELTIEGMKCEGCASTVVEKIQAVEGVERVAVDLATKQAIVESQTDIDEAVFNQALSDTNYDVVSSN
- a CDS encoding aminopeptidase C, whose product is MGINNELLTKFKDQFDGNSSNQVIKGAIAKVGIDDASLDNNVLRKHSFEFSNETKRGTITNQKSSGRCWMFAALNTARVDTMNKLNMESFEFSQNYTLFWDKLEKANYFLDSILETLDEAQDSRIISHLLMDPVQDGGQWDMFSGLLEKYGAVPKSVMPETFHSSNTRKLNSILTSKLREFACQLREGYQAGSTQNELTAKKEDMLYFIYTVLVKALGEVPETFTYTYRNKDDEYCRIKDITPQAFFKEYVGWDLTSLVSLLNAPTEDKPYGRAYTVKYLGTVKEAKPIQYINVPIQVLKEAAVASIKDGQPVWFGCDVGKMSIRDVGIMDEHSYNYELTLGEDSGLSKAQRLDYGDSLLTHAMVFVGVDLDEQGQPQTWKVENSWGDKSGKKGIFSMSDKWFEEFNYQIAVDKKYIPEKWLKALDEPIIELEPWDPMGALALVR
- a CDS encoding aldehyde dehydrogenase family protein, whose translation is MSDTTRVNNQKINWFIIQQRQKSRMTETNLSDIRYRKQQLATFKLMLENNQDELLNALYEDLGKSPEEAYVSEIAVLLQEIDFMKRKLTKWQRPKRKRHVRLSSFSKTSIQHHPYGSVLIISPWNYPLHLALLPAIGAIAAGNSCFIKPSEYAPATAKLLAELVENYFSPDNLVVVTGDASVASDLLELPWDFIFFTGSKKVGSIVYEAAAAKQIPIVLELGGKNPCIVDETNLTPSVVQRIIWGKFLNAGQTCIAPDTMYVHESVYAKFLQLAADQIKAFYGSQPIHPSRFGRIAHDKQVEKLMGYLKQGKIYYGGHTDTANRFIEPTLLTDIPVDSSILQEEIFGPILPVIPYTDLATLVHQLKSFPDPLAVYVFSKDKKSIQFLKSELRSGAFSLNQVILHAVSSHSPFGGVGASGFGRYHGMASLDTFSYLRMDYENLLPFNIQKQYPPYQSNDINLLRKWRRWLF
- a CDS encoding heavy metal translocating P-type ATPase; this encodes MIEKNFTIEGMSCASCAQTVEKATKKLSGVQESTVNLATEKMHITYDEAKLTDKDIQEAVNQSGYKAVTNTKQKNYVIEGMTCASCAQTIEKAVGKLAAVQMVNVNLATEKMSIEYDPDQLVLADVTKAVEEVGYTAHEEVETGDEIDRTREKKAQHIKDMWQRFWISALFTVPLLYISMGHMLGMPLPEFIDPMANAVTFALAQLVLTIPVIILGREFFKVGFKALVKGHPNMDSLVALGTSAAFLYSLISTVAIGMGNTHLAMDLYYESAAVILTLITLGKYFEALSKGKTSEAIKKLMGLAPKQARIMRNGQEVDVAIDEVQVNDLIIVKPGEKMPVDGIVVEGNTSVDEAMLTGESIPVEKTAGDAVIGASINQNGTIKYKATKVGKDTALSQIIKLVEDAQGSKAPIAKLADIISGYFVPIVIVLAVISGLAWYIAGESGVFALTIAISVLVIACPCALGLATPTAIMVGTGKGAEHGVLIKSGGALEKTHKIQTIIFDKTGTITEGKPEVTDIVAVNGMSEEELLILAASAERGSEHPLGEAIVHGAEKKDLSLFKTQTFNALPGHGIEVTIENQSLLLGNKKLMIDHGISIDTVETVSDTLAGEGKTPMYIAKDDQIVGIIAVADTVKANSLKAIEKLHKMGLEVAMITGDNKRTAQAIAKQVGIDRVLSEVLPEEKANEVKKLQAEGKIVAMVGDGINDAPALAQADIGIAIGSGTDVAMESADIVLMRSDLMDVSTAVELSKATIKNIKENLFWAFGYNVLGIPIAMGLLHVFGGPLLNPMLAGAAMSFSSVSVLINALRLKRFKPSSIK
- a CDS encoding CopY/TcrY family copper transport repressor — its product is MTNKTQPTISDAEWEIMRVVWTNHTVTSKDITEIIKEKMNWKQATIKTLIGRLVEKGMLKTEAIGNKYLYSPSVTEEESLKSKTSDFFEHLCNRKVGATLAELLSEATLSHSDVQLLEEIIQRKKMEAVDVVSCNCTPGQCDCQHYHH
- a CDS encoding glycosyltransferase, with translation MLWKIPLALKKDKRLSEGKTLSIIIPARNEANRLPKLLNSLKEQSTYNVEIIVVDDDSKDQTVAIAKRYGVQVIERNSTEEGLGKSAACWRGAQKSDGDWLLFLDADTYFDDQFSLQHLLNTYQSVGENGILSFQPYHKIAHLYENLSAVFNIILMAGMNTFTPIGDKLKAAGSFGPCILCTREDYFNVGGHKEIQGAIMDDLALGELFDKNGFPVRCYSGKETISFQMYPEGIKALVEGWTKSFGTAVQSTHPLVTSIISSWISGSFFSVFALIGALNIGHFNLVLSTSLLCILYLMQFYWLARRVGNFKFYALVLYPFQFLFFIGLFAWSLVLTKVFHRVKWRGRNIEV
- a CDS encoding OmpA/MotB family protein, whose product is MSRRNKKHEEEPENHERWLLSYADFITLLMIFFIIMYSMSEMDKSKYNALASVFNVEMGGGDASIVEGGNGTGNADTGAEGELTEEEKQLEVKEAVDQYIDTSGLNDSVTTSIEERGLVLSFNDALFFDSGDAEIKEDQKNKFADIGRLLNQPALKESFIRVEGHTDSIPVSNPKYKSNWDLSALRASNVAQIIINDAGIQPNRVSVIGYGEYRPKADNKTEEGRNENRRVDILILNSEFNNAEQVAQ